TGCCTCGGTAGGAAAGCGACCGATAGCCGAAATTATGTTCTGCGACTTCCTTTTTGTTGCAGGTGATCAGTTGGTTAACCAAACACCAAAGATGCGATTCATGTTTGGCGACCAATGTCAACTTCCTTTGGTGATTCGAACTACTATTGGTGCCGGTCAGTCCGCAGCAGCCCAACATTCTCAATCCTTAGAGGGGATGTTAGCCCACATCCCAGGTTTTATAACCGTCGTTCCTTCGACCCCCTATGATGTAAAGGGTCTACTTAAAACTGCTATTGAAGACAATAACCCGGTGCTCTTTTACGAACATAAAGGACTATACAATCTCAAAGGTGATGTCCCAAAAGAAATGTATTCTATTCCTTTTGGAGTTGCAGACGTTAAAAGAACCGGGAGTGATGTAACGATTATTGCCACCGCAGAAACAATACACAAGTCATTGCGGGTAGCCGAACGTTTACAAAACGAAGGAGTTAGTATTGAAGTTGTCGATCCCCGCACTCTGGTTCCATTAGATATTGAAACCTTGGTTCATTCAGTAAAAAAAACCCATCGGGCGGTCATTGTTCATGAAGCCCATTTAAGTTATGGGCCAGG
This sequence is a window from Candidatus Atribacteria bacterium ADurb.Bin276. Protein-coding genes within it:
- the bfmBAB_3 gene encoding 2-oxoisovalerate dehydrogenase subunit beta; translation: MRQITYREAIHEVLDYELETNPDVFLLGEDIGPLGGAFSVTKGLWEKFGNERVRNTPLSEIAIVGAATGAASVGKRPIAEIMFCDFLFVAGDQLVNQTPKMRFMFGDQCQLPLVIRTTIGAGQSAAAQHSQSLEGMLAHIPGFITVVPSTPYDVKGLLKTAIEDNNPVLFYEHKGLYNLKGDVPKEMYSIPFGVADVKRTGSDVTIIATAETIHKSLRVAERLQNEGVSIEVVDPRTLVPLDIETLVHSVKKTHRAVIVHEAHLSYGPGAEIAARLADEAFDYLDAPIKRVGAKDIPIPMAPHLESYVIPQEDDIEKAVRSVINF